From Microbacterium croceum, a single genomic window includes:
- a CDS encoding YceI family protein, with protein sequence MTTIDVPGYRPGTWVLDPSHSEVTFSVRHMMISKVRGTFGVKSATLIAPENPLEAKVEASVDVTSIDTKDEGRDTHLRSADFFDTENFPTMEFVSTGARVEDGDLFVDGDLTIRGITKPVSFELDFGGFGSDPWGNYKAGASAKTVINREDFGLTWNAALETGGVLVGKDVTISLDLQGSLQQD encoded by the coding sequence ATGACCACGATCGACGTTCCCGGCTACCGCCCCGGCACCTGGGTGCTGGACCCCTCGCACAGCGAGGTCACCTTCAGCGTCCGCCACATGATGATCTCCAAGGTGCGCGGCACCTTCGGCGTCAAGAGCGCGACTCTGATCGCTCCCGAGAACCCGCTCGAGGCCAAGGTCGAGGCGAGCGTCGACGTCACCTCGATCGACACCAAGGACGAAGGACGCGACACGCACCTGCGCTCCGCAGACTTCTTCGACACCGAGAACTTCCCGACCATGGAGTTCGTCTCGACCGGTGCGCGCGTCGAGGACGGCGACCTGTTCGTCGACGGCGACCTCACGATCCGCGGCATCACCAAGCCGGTGAGCTTCGAGCTCGACTTCGGCGGCTTCGGCAGCGACCCGTGGGGCAACTACAAGGCCGGCGCTTCGGCGAAGACCGTCATCAACCGCGAGGACTTCGGTCTGACCTGGAATGCCGCACTCGAGACCGGTGGCGTGCTCGTCGGCAAGGACGTCACGATCAGCCTCGACCTGCAGGGTTCCCTGCAGCAGGACTGA
- a CDS encoding PrsW family intramembrane metalloprotease has protein sequence MTFGGPPQPPQPSPYTPPPAEPSPYTPQQYSQSPYTPARFAQQPTYESALAQPTSYTPPAPVAPSPAESLPALPVPTTKGRTVSIWLFGLLGFLLIALIGYFAWALGPTASVIGLVLALIPLTIVFLGVRMIDRWEPEPKRLVFFAIAWGAIAAVGLTLLVDVGLTLLVGPRDEALSSVFQAPIVEEFWKGFGVFLIFLVARRAFDGPIDGVVYGALVGAGFAFTENIQYFAISLIEGGGEQLTVTFVVRALLSPFAHAMFTALTGFAIGLAARRHASAGTALGAGLLGLLGAILLHGLWNGSATFADFFALYFTLQVPLFVGFILGIVALRREEARLTRIRLSEYAAAGWFTPEEVTMLATPAGRKVGLAWAAQLRGDRRPLMREFIKDATALASVRQRAITGRDPLAAEDERALLIRTRATRAALLAY, from the coding sequence ATGACTTTCGGAGGACCGCCTCAGCCGCCGCAGCCGTCGCCGTACACGCCGCCGCCCGCAGAGCCGTCGCCGTACACGCCGCAGCAATACTCCCAGTCGCCCTATACACCGGCCCGGTTCGCGCAGCAGCCGACGTACGAGTCCGCTCTCGCACAGCCGACGAGCTACACGCCGCCCGCGCCGGTGGCACCGTCGCCCGCCGAGTCCCTGCCGGCGCTGCCGGTGCCGACCACCAAGGGCCGCACGGTATCGATCTGGCTGTTCGGTCTGCTCGGCTTCCTGCTGATCGCACTGATCGGCTACTTCGCGTGGGCGCTCGGCCCTACCGCCTCCGTGATCGGGCTGGTGCTCGCTCTCATCCCGCTCACGATCGTGTTCCTGGGCGTGCGGATGATCGACCGGTGGGAGCCGGAGCCGAAGAGGCTCGTGTTCTTCGCCATCGCGTGGGGAGCGATCGCCGCAGTCGGTCTGACACTGCTGGTCGATGTCGGCCTCACTCTGCTGGTCGGCCCGCGCGACGAGGCGCTCTCGTCCGTGTTCCAGGCACCGATCGTCGAGGAGTTCTGGAAGGGATTCGGCGTCTTCCTGATCTTCCTGGTCGCACGACGAGCGTTCGACGGACCGATCGATGGAGTGGTCTACGGCGCGCTCGTCGGTGCGGGCTTCGCGTTCACCGAGAACATCCAGTACTTCGCGATCAGCCTGATCGAAGGCGGTGGGGAGCAGCTCACCGTCACCTTCGTCGTGCGCGCCTTGCTCTCCCCGTTCGCCCATGCGATGTTCACGGCGCTCACCGGCTTCGCGATCGGTCTCGCTGCACGCCGCCATGCATCGGCAGGGACGGCACTCGGTGCCGGTCTGCTGGGGCTGCTCGGCGCGATCCTGCTGCACGGCCTGTGGAACGGGTCCGCGACGTTCGCCGACTTCTTCGCGCTGTACTTCACGCTGCAGGTGCCGCTCTTCGTAGGCTTCATCCTCGGTATCGTCGCCCTGCGCCGCGAGGAGGCGCGCCTGACACGGATCCGGCTCAGCGAGTACGCCGCCGCCGGCTGGTTCACGCCAGAGGAGGTCACCATGCTCGCGACGCCGGCAGGACGCAAGGTCGGGCTGGCGTGGGCGGCGCAGCTTCGCGGAGACCGTCGTCCCCTCATGCGCGAGTTCATCAAGGATGCGACGGCTCTGGCATCCGTGCGCCAGCGCGCGATCACCGGTCGTGATCCCCTGGCTGCGGAAGACGAGAGGGCGCTACTGATCCGCACGCGCGCGACCAGGGCGGCGCTGCTCGCTTACTGA
- the rpsO gene encoding 30S ribosomal protein S15, producing the protein MPLESDAKKAIMEEYATHPGDTGSPEVQVAMLTQRIKDLTEHLKEHKHDHHSRRGLFLMVGQRRRLLGYLQDIDIERYRSLIERLGLRR; encoded by the coding sequence ATGCCGCTCGAGTCTGACGCCAAGAAGGCGATCATGGAAGAGTACGCGACGCACCCCGGTGACACCGGATCCCCCGAGGTGCAGGTCGCAATGCTGACGCAGCGCATCAAGGACCTCACCGAACACCTCAAGGAGCACAAGCACGACCACCACTCGCGTCGTGGTCTGTTCCTCATGGTGGGTCAGCGCCGTCGTCTGCTCGGCTACCTCCAGGACATCGACATCGAGCGTTACCGCTCGCTGATCGAGCGTCTCGGGCTTCGCCGATAA
- a CDS encoding fumarylacetoacetate hydrolase family protein, producing MRFAHLRRADSPRAILAVVEDADAILVSDLLADAPATLQQLIEGGDEMLVALRAALADGSAPRYPLEGWTFDSAVLAPPAVLAVGLNYAAHSSELGLKTDTAPTVFTLWPNSLTGHEHTTSWPRTLSEAVDYEAELGVLIGTPAKDVTHDDALSHVWGYTVVNDITARNVQFSEAQWSRCKSFDGFTPTGPFVVTADEIPDPQDLHIWTVVDGHTVQDASTDQMVRSVATLITHLSQSLTLLPGTLISTGSPGGAGYSRDPQIFLRDRSTVTVGIDGIGALTTHCRILD from the coding sequence ATGCGGTTCGCTCATCTGCGCCGTGCCGACTCCCCTCGCGCGATTCTCGCCGTGGTGGAAGACGCCGACGCCATCCTCGTCTCTGACCTCCTGGCCGATGCTCCTGCGACCTTGCAGCAGCTCATCGAGGGAGGAGACGAGATGCTCGTCGCCCTCCGCGCGGCACTCGCGGACGGGTCCGCGCCGCGGTACCCGCTGGAGGGGTGGACCTTCGACTCCGCGGTTCTCGCACCGCCGGCTGTGCTCGCCGTCGGCCTCAACTACGCCGCACACTCCAGCGAGCTGGGTCTGAAGACCGATACGGCTCCGACCGTGTTCACGCTGTGGCCGAACTCGCTCACCGGGCACGAGCACACGACCTCATGGCCGCGCACCCTCAGCGAGGCCGTGGACTACGAGGCCGAGCTCGGCGTGCTCATCGGCACCCCCGCCAAGGACGTCACGCACGACGATGCGCTGTCCCATGTCTGGGGCTACACCGTCGTCAACGACATCACGGCCCGTAACGTCCAGTTCTCCGAGGCGCAGTGGTCGCGATGCAAGTCCTTCGACGGGTTCACCCCCACGGGCCCCTTCGTCGTGACCGCCGACGAGATCCCGGACCCGCAAGACCTGCATATCTGGACCGTCGTCGACGGGCACACCGTGCAGGACGCCTCGACCGACCAGATGGTCCGGTCGGTCGCCACGCTCATCACGCATCTGTCTCAGTCGCTGACCCTGCTGCCCGGCACGCTCATCTCCACCGGCAGCCCCGGTGGGGCCGGCTACTCGCGCGACCCGCAGATCTTCCTGCGCGACCGGTCGACGGTCACCGTCGGCATCGACGGCATCGGCGCACTCACCACGCACTGCCGCATCCTGGACTGA
- the efeU gene encoding iron uptake transporter permease EfeU: MLATFLIGLREGLEAALVVGILVAYLRRLGRQDALPKLWAGVGLAIVLALGIGAVLTFGAYELTFTAQELIGGLLSLLAVGMVTWMIFWMQRAGRTMKATLEGGVDKALTTGGLWALVAIGFVSVSREGIETTLLLWSMVQSFGDAPTAIVGALLGLAAAVVIGGLISRGAVTLDLRRFFAWTGGFLVVVAAGVLAYAVMDLQEAGAIPGPFTPAAPIDPATGDVAIGWAAFPFGWAFDVSTAIAPRGPLAAILQATVGFMPAMTWLQVVGWTLYITIVGSFYVRGLRPRRPSTPQPAADPDAATKTSLAQQGAA; this comes from the coding sequence GTGCTCGCCACCTTCCTGATCGGCCTCCGCGAGGGGCTCGAAGCCGCGCTCGTCGTCGGCATTCTCGTCGCCTACCTCCGACGGCTCGGCCGCCAGGACGCGCTTCCGAAGCTGTGGGCGGGTGTGGGTCTCGCGATCGTCCTCGCCCTCGGAATCGGTGCGGTACTCACCTTCGGTGCGTACGAGCTGACCTTCACGGCGCAGGAGCTGATCGGCGGCCTGCTCTCCCTCCTCGCGGTCGGCATGGTCACCTGGATGATCTTCTGGATGCAGCGCGCCGGCCGCACCATGAAGGCGACACTCGAAGGCGGCGTGGACAAAGCTCTCACCACGGGGGGCCTCTGGGCGCTCGTCGCGATCGGGTTCGTATCCGTCTCGCGCGAGGGAATCGAGACCACCCTGCTGCTGTGGTCGATGGTGCAGTCCTTCGGCGATGCTCCGACTGCGATCGTCGGGGCCTTGCTCGGGCTCGCTGCCGCCGTCGTGATCGGCGGGCTGATCTCGCGGGGCGCTGTCACGCTCGATCTCCGACGCTTCTTTGCCTGGACCGGCGGATTCCTGGTCGTCGTCGCCGCCGGCGTGCTCGCCTATGCGGTCATGGATCTGCAGGAAGCCGGTGCGATTCCCGGGCCGTTCACGCCCGCAGCCCCCATCGACCCCGCCACCGGCGATGTCGCGATCGGGTGGGCTGCCTTCCCGTTCGGATGGGCCTTCGACGTGTCGACCGCCATCGCCCCGCGAGGACCGCTCGCGGCGATCCTGCAGGCGACCGTCGGCTTCATGCCCGCCATGACCTGGTTGCAGGTCGTCGGGTGGACCCTCTACATCACCATCGTCGGATCGTTCTACGTCCGCGGTCTTCGTCCGCGTCGTCCCTCGACGCCGCAGCCCGCTGCGGACCCGGACGCCGCCACGAAGACCTCTCTCGCACAACAAGGAGCAGCATGA
- a CDS encoding MFS transporter, whose protein sequence is MSARRGVLIDLSPLTENPAFARMWIGSTLSGIGGQLTLVTVMLHVFALTGSTFAVSMIAVAGLIPMILAGLYGGMLADAFDRRRVALIAATVTFASTALLAALTWSGGETIWWLYALSMINSAANSVGMATRTAIVPRLIPRDKLAAASALNGVAFGLTVMAGPALAGLLVALTGYGWTYTIDVVLMLSMFLGLWTLPSLRPEGDVVRPGLASLVDGWRFLRRAGNIRMQYILDIIAMTFGQPLVLFPALGTVLLGGGALTTGLLTAAVAVGTFASSLFSGRVVQYRWHGRGIERAVEAYGAAILLFGLVLLVGAGTDPATETSPHIALIVLACIALAFSGAADNVSSIYRNTMMQAAVPDAMRGRLQGVFIVVVAGGPRVGALYAGTLATFTALWFPPLLGGFLVIALVAVLARRSSRFRGYDAENPEP, encoded by the coding sequence ATGAGTGCGCGGCGCGGAGTACTCATCGATCTGAGCCCTCTCACCGAGAATCCGGCGTTCGCGCGCATGTGGATCGGATCCACGCTCTCGGGCATCGGAGGACAGCTCACACTCGTCACTGTGATGCTGCACGTGTTCGCACTCACGGGCAGCACTTTCGCCGTCTCGATGATCGCGGTGGCCGGCCTCATCCCGATGATCCTCGCCGGCCTCTACGGCGGCATGCTCGCCGACGCGTTCGACCGTCGCCGGGTGGCACTCATCGCCGCCACCGTGACGTTCGCGTCGACCGCGCTGCTCGCCGCCCTCACGTGGTCGGGCGGCGAGACGATCTGGTGGCTCTACGCTCTCAGCATGATCAACTCGGCCGCCAACTCGGTCGGGATGGCGACCCGTACCGCGATCGTGCCTCGCCTGATCCCGCGCGACAAGCTCGCCGCCGCCTCCGCCCTCAACGGGGTCGCCTTCGGGCTCACCGTCATGGCCGGCCCCGCACTGGCCGGCCTCTTGGTCGCCCTGACCGGCTACGGCTGGACCTACACGATCGACGTCGTCCTCATGCTCTCGATGTTCCTCGGACTGTGGACGCTGCCATCACTGCGACCCGAGGGAGACGTGGTGCGCCCAGGGCTGGCGTCTCTGGTCGACGGCTGGCGCTTCCTGCGCCGAGCCGGCAACATCCGGATGCAGTACATCCTCGACATCATCGCGATGACGTTCGGGCAGCCCCTGGTACTCTTCCCCGCGCTCGGCACCGTCCTCCTCGGGGGTGGAGCACTCACGACGGGGCTGCTCACCGCCGCCGTAGCGGTCGGCACGTTCGCATCGAGCCTGTTCTCCGGCCGCGTGGTGCAGTACCGCTGGCACGGGCGCGGCATCGAGCGCGCGGTCGAAGCCTACGGTGCAGCCATCCTGCTCTTCGGACTCGTCCTGCTGGTCGGCGCCGGGACAGACCCCGCGACGGAGACGAGTCCGCACATCGCGCTGATCGTGCTCGCCTGCATCGCTCTCGCGTTCTCCGGCGCCGCCGACAACGTCAGCTCGATCTACCGGAACACGATGATGCAGGCCGCGGTCCCCGATGCCATGCGCGGTCGGCTGCAAGGCGTGTTCATCGTCGTGGTCGCGGGCGGTCCGCGGGTCGGCGCGCTCTACGCCGGCACGCTCGCGACGTTCACGGCGCTGTGGTTCCCTCCCCTGCTGGGCGGCTTCCTCGTGATCGCGCTCGTCGCGGTCCTTGCTCGTCGCAGCTCGAGGTTCCGCGGCTACGACGCAGAGAACCCCGAGCCCTGA
- a CDS encoding transcriptional regulator, whose translation MPDIRAAADRGHPRTRLDDNFATPIRFSILASLGDGVELDFATLAGVLQANDSVLSKAIAHLQDAGYLSTRKGYVGSRPRTWVRSTTAGQRAFAGHLGALREIVELGGGQLTWSSGPHD comes from the coding sequence GTGCCTGACATCCGCGCGGCTGCGGACAGAGGTCACCCGCGTACCCGCCTCGACGACAACTTCGCCACACCGATCCGTTTCTCGATCCTCGCGTCGCTCGGCGACGGGGTCGAACTCGACTTCGCGACCCTCGCCGGTGTTCTGCAGGCGAACGATTCCGTGCTCAGCAAGGCGATCGCCCACCTGCAGGACGCGGGTTACCTGTCGACACGGAAGGGGTACGTCGGTAGCCGGCCGCGCACCTGGGTTCGGTCGACGACTGCCGGGCAGCGGGCTTTCGCCGGTCACCTCGGCGCGCTGCGGGAGATCGTCGAGCTCGGCGGAGGTCAGCTGACCTGGTCGTCAGGCCCGCACGACTGA
- a CDS encoding isopenicillin N synthase family dioxygenase → MAELSLPILDLSELDNGPESATRFRDDLRAATHDVGFFYLTGTGISPELEARLHQAALDFFALPEADKLAIENVNSPHFRGYTRVGGERTQGKVDWREQIDIGPERQPIVGGPAFNRLVGPNLWPAAQPELQDVVAEWHATLSDVARKLLRAWAQTLGAEETYFDEHFGEPSTLIKIVRYPGTDAPEPQQGVGAHKDSGVLTLLWVEPGKGGLQVERDGAWVDAPPVPGAFVVNIGELLEYATGGYLKATNHRVVSPKAPDERISIPFFFNPALDKRLPLIELPAELAAEANGVTDDPSNPIHALYGENALKSRLRAHPDVAAIHHADLVGTSA, encoded by the coding sequence ATGGCTGAACTCTCGCTTCCCATCCTCGACCTGTCCGAGCTCGACAACGGCCCCGAGTCGGCCACGCGGTTCCGCGACGATCTGCGCGCCGCGACGCACGATGTCGGGTTCTTCTACCTGACCGGAACCGGCATCTCCCCCGAGCTCGAGGCGCGACTGCACCAGGCCGCGCTCGACTTCTTCGCCCTGCCGGAGGCCGACAAGCTCGCGATCGAGAACGTCAACAGCCCGCACTTCCGGGGCTACACGCGCGTCGGCGGCGAACGCACGCAGGGCAAGGTCGACTGGCGCGAGCAGATCGACATCGGACCCGAGCGCCAGCCGATCGTCGGCGGCCCCGCGTTCAACCGCCTGGTGGGCCCGAACCTGTGGCCGGCCGCGCAGCCGGAGCTGCAGGACGTGGTCGCCGAGTGGCACGCCACCCTGTCCGATGTCGCCCGCAAGCTCCTGCGCGCCTGGGCGCAGACGCTCGGTGCCGAAGAGACATACTTCGACGAGCACTTCGGGGAACCCTCGACGCTGATCAAGATCGTGCGCTACCCGGGGACGGATGCGCCCGAGCCCCAACAGGGCGTCGGCGCACACAAGGACTCGGGTGTGCTCACCCTGCTGTGGGTGGAGCCGGGCAAGGGCGGGCTCCAGGTCGAGCGCGACGGCGCCTGGGTGGACGCACCCCCGGTGCCGGGTGCCTTCGTCGTCAACATCGGCGAGCTGCTCGAGTACGCCACCGGCGGCTACCTCAAAGCGACGAACCACCGCGTCGTCTCCCCGAAGGCCCCGGACGAGCGCATCTCCATCCCGTTCTTCTTCAACCCGGCACTCGACAAGCGCCTTCCGCTGATCGAGCTACCGGCCGAGCTCGCCGCCGAAGCGAACGGTGTCACCGATGACCCGAGCAACCCGATCCATGCACTGTACGGCGAGAACGCCCTGAAGTCGCGCCTGCGCGCACATCCGGACGTCGCGGCCATCCACCATGCGGACCTCGTCGGCACCTCGGCCTGA
- a CDS encoding aspartate ammonia-lyase, with translation MASAAPALTRIESDSLGSMEIPADAYWGIHTARADANFPITKRPISVYPDLVRALAMVKQASARANREIGVLDPERADLIDRAAQRVIDGEFHDQFTVGVIQGGAGTSTNMNANEVITNIALEIAGREKGDYAFLSPIDHTNRSQSTNDVYPTAVKIGLSLTLRSLLDELDLLRRSFLGKAGEFHDILKVGRTQLQDAVPMTLGQEFHGFATTLGEDHSRLTENASLMFEINMGATAIGTGITTHADYAPAVLRHLREITALDLSTATDLVESTSDTGAFMSFSSSLKRNAIKLSKICNDLRLLSSGPQAGLGEINLPAMQAGSSIMPGKVNPVIPEVVNQVAFAVVGADMTVTMAVEGGQLQLNAFEPVIAHSIFQSITWMRQAMWTLRVNCVDGITANRDRLGAMVGASVGVITALTPFIGYAAAAALAKTALLTNRNVADLVVEAGLMSRDEVMKQLSPARLSGLEAVTAAIPIIAPEDLIEI, from the coding sequence ATGGCTTCTGCCGCGCCTGCCCTTACCCGCATCGAGTCCGATTCGCTCGGAAGCATGGAGATCCCCGCCGACGCGTACTGGGGTATCCACACCGCTCGCGCTGATGCGAACTTCCCGATCACGAAGCGTCCGATCTCGGTGTATCCGGACCTCGTCAGGGCGCTCGCGATGGTCAAGCAGGCGAGCGCACGGGCGAACCGTGAGATCGGTGTGCTGGATCCCGAGCGCGCCGACCTCATCGACCGGGCGGCGCAGCGCGTCATCGACGGCGAGTTCCACGACCAGTTCACCGTCGGTGTCATCCAGGGCGGCGCCGGTACCTCGACCAACATGAACGCGAACGAGGTCATCACCAACATCGCACTCGAGATAGCAGGGCGGGAGAAGGGCGACTATGCCTTCCTGTCGCCGATCGACCACACCAACCGCAGCCAGTCCACGAACGACGTCTACCCGACCGCGGTGAAGATCGGTCTCTCGTTGACGTTGCGTTCGCTGCTCGACGAGCTCGATCTGCTGCGCCGGTCGTTCCTCGGCAAGGCCGGCGAGTTCCACGACATCCTCAAGGTCGGGCGCACGCAGTTGCAGGATGCGGTGCCGATGACGCTCGGCCAGGAGTTCCACGGATTCGCGACCACACTCGGCGAGGACCACAGCCGTCTGACCGAGAACGCATCGCTGATGTTCGAGATCAACATGGGTGCGACCGCGATCGGCACCGGCATCACGACTCATGCCGACTACGCTCCCGCAGTGCTCCGTCACCTGCGCGAGATCACGGCTCTGGACCTGTCCACCGCGACGGATCTCGTCGAATCGACCAGCGACACGGGCGCCTTCATGTCGTTCTCGTCGTCGCTCAAGCGCAATGCGATCAAGCTCTCCAAGATCTGCAACGACCTGCGCCTCCTCTCCTCGGGACCGCAGGCCGGGCTCGGAGAGATCAACCTGCCCGCCATGCAGGCCGGTTCCAGCATCATGCCGGGCAAGGTCAACCCGGTGATCCCCGAGGTCGTCAACCAGGTCGCCTTCGCCGTCGTCGGTGCCGATATGACCGTCACGATGGCGGTGGAGGGCGGGCAGCTGCAGCTCAACGCCTTCGAGCCGGTGATCGCTCACTCGATCTTCCAATCCATCACCTGGATGCGTCAGGCGATGTGGACGCTGCGCGTCAACTGCGTCGACGGCATCACCGCGAACCGCGACCGTCTCGGTGCGATGGTCGGCGCCTCCGTCGGCGTCATCACCGCTCTGACCCCGTTCATCGGCTACGCGGCGGCCGCCGCGCTGGCGAAGACGGCTCTGCTCACCAACCGCAATGTGGCAGACCTCGTGGTCGAGGCCGGGTTGATGTCGCGTGACGAGGTCATGAAGCAGCTGTCTCCCGCGCGGCTGTCCGGGCTCGAAGCGGTCACCGCCGCGATCCCGATCATCGCGCCGGAGGATCTCATCGAGATCTGA
- the efeO gene encoding iron uptake system protein EfeO: MTTPYRILGVLAATGAAALVLSGCVAKTDVDAAAAFDVSSTDSDCVVSGSTAASGTLTFSVANDTDQITEFYLLAEDGLRIVGEVENIAPSASRTLTVVAQPGEYYTLCKPGMIGEGVGKASFTVTGERVSVDGPGAEQKQQAVDLYGAFVKDQVGQLVPAVEDFVAAYESGDDETARALFPQTRAYYERIEPVAEALGDLDPRIDYREVDAVAEGLDWTGFHRIEKDLWVPAKDALNADGETSAWQDWAPSTPQERADFGDMLLADVQELYDYVHSDDFTTALDDQGIGGISNGAIALLDEVATGKISGEEDWWSGTDLYDFAANVEGSKMAFSLVQDFAAAQGDDGAALVAEIEDGYAALETSLAAHGSLADGFVGYSELTDQDKREFTDLINALAEPLSQLTGTVLD; encoded by the coding sequence ATGACCACCCCCTATCGGATCCTCGGCGTGCTCGCCGCCACCGGAGCTGCGGCGCTCGTCCTGAGCGGATGCGTCGCCAAGACCGACGTCGACGCTGCCGCCGCGTTCGATGTCTCCTCCACCGACAGCGACTGCGTCGTGTCGGGTTCGACGGCCGCCAGCGGAACCCTGACGTTCTCGGTGGCCAACGACACCGATCAGATCACGGAGTTCTACCTGCTCGCCGAAGACGGCCTGCGCATCGTCGGCGAGGTCGAGAACATCGCGCCGTCGGCGTCGCGTACCCTCACGGTGGTCGCGCAGCCGGGCGAGTACTACACCCTGTGCAAGCCCGGCATGATCGGCGAGGGCGTGGGCAAGGCCTCCTTCACAGTCACCGGCGAGCGGGTGAGCGTCGATGGTCCGGGCGCCGAGCAGAAGCAGCAGGCCGTCGACCTCTACGGCGCGTTCGTCAAGGATCAGGTCGGCCAGCTCGTTCCCGCCGTCGAGGACTTCGTCGCCGCCTACGAGTCCGGCGACGATGAGACCGCCCGCGCGCTCTTCCCGCAGACCCGCGCCTACTACGAGCGCATCGAACCGGTCGCCGAGGCGCTGGGCGACCTCGATCCGCGCATCGACTACCGCGAGGTCGACGCCGTCGCCGAGGGACTCGACTGGACCGGCTTCCACCGTATCGAGAAGGACCTGTGGGTGCCGGCGAAGGACGCGCTGAACGCCGACGGCGAGACGTCGGCGTGGCAGGACTGGGCGCCGTCGACACCCCAGGAGCGCGCCGACTTCGGTGACATGCTCCTCGCCGACGTGCAGGAGCTCTACGACTACGTGCACTCCGACGACTTCACCACCGCGCTCGACGACCAGGGCATCGGCGGCATCTCGAACGGGGCGATCGCGCTGCTCGACGAGGTCGCGACCGGCAAGATCTCCGGCGAGGAGGACTGGTGGTCCGGCACCGACCTCTACGACTTCGCGGCGAACGTCGAGGGATCGAAGATGGCCTTCTCTCTCGTGCAGGACTTCGCAGCGGCCCAGGGCGACGACGGCGCGGCGCTCGTCGCCGAGATCGAAGACGGCTACGCCGCGCTCGAGACATCGCTCGCCGCGCACGGCTCCCTCGCCGATGGCTTCGTGGGCTACTCCGAGCTCACCGACCAGGACAAGCGGGAATTCACCGATCTGATCAACGCCCTGGCCGAGCCGCTGTCGCAGCTCACCGGCACGGTGCTCGACTGA
- a CDS encoding FKBP-type peptidyl-prolyl cis-trans isomerase — protein MTDRTKPEFDAPTGPAPSELVVRDLIEGDGAEAKPGDTVTVHYAGVEFESGEEFDSSWGRGETIQFPLRGLIQGWQDGIPGMKVGGRRELVIPPHLAYGPAGGGHFLSGKSLIFIIDLVAVG, from the coding sequence ATGACTGATCGCACAAAGCCTGAGTTCGACGCCCCCACCGGTCCCGCTCCCTCGGAGCTCGTGGTCCGCGACCTCATCGAAGGTGATGGTGCCGAGGCCAAGCCCGGCGACACCGTCACCGTGCACTACGCCGGGGTCGAGTTCGAGTCCGGCGAGGAGTTCGACTCGTCCTGGGGGCGTGGTGAGACCATCCAGTTCCCGCTGCGCGGCCTGATCCAGGGCTGGCAGGATGGCATCCCCGGCATGAAGGTCGGCGGTCGCCGTGAGCTCGTGATCCCGCCGCACCTGGCGTACGGCCCCGCGGGCGGCGGACACTTCTTGTCCGGCAAGTCGCTGATCTTCATCATCGACCTCGTCGCAGTCGGCTGA